In a genomic window of Xylophilus rhododendri:
- a CDS encoding tripartite tricarboxylate transporter substrate binding protein: protein MKRRPLLLAAGLCALASAAFAQPGGGYPAKPIRLVIGFAPGGAADYVARAMGEAFGKALGQPVVVDNKPGNGSSIAADIVAKAAPDGYTLLIASPSSISVNPALNARLSYKPSDLLPVTRITTSPLVLAVNPATGIQSVQDLVAAARKEPGRLNYSTSGNGSAPHLGAALFSMVTGVEMTHIPYKGGSLAIQSVMAGDTQLTFGTSPSVLPMANGGKLRALAVSTRERSPLVPNLPGMREAGLPDYNLEFWYGMFLPAGTPAPIVHKVYEATVAAMQQPAVRASLARDGTEVSVSASPQAFESFLVEDGQFWSKLVRSANVKVE, encoded by the coding sequence ATGAAACGTCGCCCGCTCCTCCTCGCCGCCGGCCTCTGCGCCCTGGCGTCCGCCGCTTTTGCCCAGCCGGGCGGCGGCTATCCGGCCAAGCCGATCCGGCTCGTCATCGGCTTCGCGCCGGGCGGCGCGGCGGACTATGTGGCGCGCGCCATGGGCGAGGCCTTCGGCAAGGCCCTGGGCCAGCCGGTGGTGGTCGACAACAAGCCCGGCAACGGCTCCAGCATCGCCGCCGACATCGTCGCCAAGGCGGCGCCCGACGGCTACACCCTGCTGATCGCCAGCCCCAGCAGCATCTCGGTCAACCCGGCGCTGAACGCGCGCCTGAGCTACAAGCCTTCGGACCTGCTGCCCGTCACCAGGATCACCACCTCGCCGCTGGTGCTGGCGGTCAACCCGGCCACCGGCATCCAGAGCGTGCAGGACCTGGTGGCCGCCGCCCGCAAGGAGCCGGGCCGGCTCAACTACTCCACCTCGGGCAATGGCTCGGCGCCGCACCTGGGCGCGGCGCTGTTCAGCATGGTGACCGGCGTCGAGATGACCCACATCCCCTACAAGGGCGGCAGCCTGGCCATCCAGTCGGTGATGGCGGGCGACACCCAGCTCACCTTCGGCACCTCGCCTTCGGTGCTGCCCATGGCCAACGGCGGCAAGCTCCGGGCGCTGGCGGTGAGCACCCGGGAACGCTCGCCCCTGGTGCCCAACCTGCCCGGCATGCGCGAGGCCGGCCTGCCGGACTACAACCTGGAGTTCTGGTACGGCATGTTCCTGCCGGCCGGAACGCCCGCGCCCATCGTGCACAAGGTCTACGAGGCCACCGTCGCCGCCATGCAGCAGCCGGCGGTGCGCGCCTCGCTGGCGCGCGACGGCACCGAGGTGTCGGTCTCGGCGTCGCCCCAGGCGTTCGAGAGCTTCCTGGTCGAGGACGGGCAGTTCTGGAGCAAGCTGGTCCGCAGCGCCA